One Pleurocapsa sp. PCC 7327 DNA segment encodes these proteins:
- a CDS encoding DUF1517 domain-containing protein produces MSAWRDRLNKLSGKTRYVVCRIFIHLAGDEVAPLLGVLNSKARDAIESEGDLEVLGEGLVDICQTLLQMNLYWRSAANEGDVFWDEGEAGDYVTELFTDSAQRYLSETDFEVASEDDELLSLPATRNLVVMLTIAAEGEVPALETNLADREALEEGLKALIDLHYQNKLRAIQVHFSPAQLGDELTDEQLLLNFPELVPL; encoded by the coding sequence ATGAGTGCTTGGCGCGATCGCCTCAATAAACTATCGGGGAAAACTCGCTATGTCGTCTGTCGAATCTTCATCCATCTAGCAGGCGACGAAGTCGCTCCTTTGCTGGGAGTTCTCAATAGCAAAGCAAGGGACGCGATCGAATCGGAGGGAGATTTAGAGGTTTTGGGAGAAGGACTGGTAGATATTTGTCAAACCCTTCTCCAAATGAATCTCTACTGGCGATCGGCTGCTAACGAAGGCGATGTCTTCTGGGACGAAGGAGAAGCTGGCGATTACGTCACCGAGTTATTTACCGATTCTGCTCAGCGGTATCTAAGCGAAACAGATTTCGAGGTAGCGTCGGAGGATGACGAACTCTTGTCCTTACCCGCCACTCGCAATTTAGTTGTTATGCTAACGATAGCCGCTGAAGGCGAAGTTCCCGCACTAGAGACTAACTTAGCAGACCGAGAGGCACTCGAAGAGGGTCTAAAAGCATTAATCGACCTTCACTATCAAAACAAATTGCGCGCCATCCAAGTTCATTTCTCTCCAGCACAGTTAGGAGACGAACTCACTGACGAGCAACTGTTGCTCAATTTTCCCGAACTCGTTCCTCTGTAA
- a CDS encoding GAF domain-containing protein, which yields MTGSSSSQQTDKTIETTEIRSHSPATAEPESNEQVDRKEAAGDERQPKAENQVPSCSKRRGLSLRIKATTTAIAISVLPVLALGGMTYYVSERSSEQQANQAKQSGNPSAADIIYLTFLLKRQLQMGIAIGTGAVALLALAIALWLTNRSLRPVLGAAKTAAETAKLLRREAGETGSDLEFSGADELIALKTDLNLLAVQIPDLLKQQNAEGDRTQLLTDIALRVREAQDLDELLTIAVREVRQVLKSDRVLFFRLEPDGNGTIIAESVMPGFPKARGAKIFDPCFKERHIEMYRNGCVRAFDNIYKANLGECYIQLLEQFAVKASLIAPVLKDGQLLGLLIAHQCSAPRAWQQSEINFFSRLATQIGFALDRRLPAEQKAEAEAEERFMEITLRIRQSLKSADILTTTAQEIRKALRADRVLVYRFEPNWSGTVVAESVLSGLPKALGANIIDPCFKDRHVEQYRNGRVRATDNIYTANLSDCHIELLGRFGVRANLVAPILQGKELIGLLIAHQCFAPRTWKRSEIQLFTKLATQVGFALDQAAVLEEIEQARQELEGALRPRDRAIAAASFGLCIADATQPDYPIVYCNPAFEKMTGYSHSEAIGRNYRFLQGADTEPDAVAQIRRALHEQRECHVVLKNYRKDGSPFWNELTISPVQNEQGEVTHFIGLQTDITSRRQIASQVRAAAQAVTQTTQDNETTINTLSLEAALQVEKIAEAFNAIQAMASSVREVAFKARQAKRKMEDADRAVRAEDEAMRQTEVGMTGIRETLLKMVRKTEYLDEVSRKITQTMLSLNDFVSQINVLAMNVAVEVGRAGDDRESQELMAVAEAVRSLTEQSATATSEIEDLMTEIKTAINEIFAVMKQEAKQLNDETKWVAQSRQKLTQLVAINAQTSGLVEEIAQAAAAHAENFTSVSQLVREAATIADRTSEQSATVANSFAYLLKVAREMGTTAAQLDIE from the coding sequence GTGACCGGATCTTCCTCGTCTCAGCAGACAGATAAAACTATCGAAACTACCGAGATTCGTAGCCATTCTCCTGCGACAGCAGAACCAGAATCGAACGAGCAAGTCGATCGCAAAGAAGCAGCAGGCGACGAACGACAGCCAAAAGCAGAAAACCAAGTACCATCTTGCTCTAAACGGCGGGGATTGAGCTTGAGAATCAAAGCAACGACCACCGCGATCGCGATTAGCGTCCTGCCAGTGCTCGCCCTTGGGGGAATGACTTACTACGTAAGCGAGCGATCGAGCGAGCAGCAGGCGAACCAAGCCAAGCAATCGGGCAATCCAAGCGCAGCGGACATTATCTACCTGACCTTTCTCCTTAAAAGACAACTCCAGATGGGGATAGCGATTGGCACCGGGGCAGTTGCTTTACTGGCACTGGCGATCGCTCTGTGGCTGACCAATCGTTCTCTTCGTCCCGTGCTGGGTGCCGCCAAAACCGCAGCAGAGACGGCAAAATTATTGCGACGAGAGGCAGGAGAAACCGGAAGCGACTTAGAATTTAGCGGCGCAGATGAATTAATTGCTCTCAAAACCGATCTGAACTTACTAGCCGTCCAAATCCCAGATCTGTTAAAACAACAAAACGCTGAGGGCGATCGCACCCAACTGCTAACCGACATTGCCTTGCGGGTGCGCGAAGCGCAAGATTTGGACGAGCTGCTGACCATTGCAGTTAGAGAAGTGAGACAGGTATTAAAAAGCGATCGCGTCTTGTTCTTTCGCCTCGAACCGGATGGGAATGGCACGATTATTGCTGAATCAGTAATGCCTGGTTTCCCAAAAGCCAGAGGGGCAAAAATTTTCGACCCCTGTTTTAAAGAACGCCATATCGAGATGTACCGAAACGGTTGCGTTAGAGCTTTCGACAACATCTACAAAGCCAATTTAGGCGAGTGTTATATTCAGTTACTCGAACAATTTGCCGTCAAAGCCAGCTTGATAGCCCCCGTTCTTAAAGACGGTCAGCTTCTGGGGCTGCTGATTGCCCATCAATGCTCGGCTCCTCGCGCTTGGCAGCAGTCGGAAATTAACTTTTTCTCGCGCTTGGCAACGCAAATTGGATTTGCCCTCGATCGCCGCCTCCCTGCCGAGCAAAAAGCCGAAGCCGAAGCCGAAGAACGCTTTATGGAAATTACGCTTCGCATCCGCCAATCTCTCAAATCAGCAGATATTTTAACAACAACCGCACAGGAAATTCGCAAGGCACTACGAGCCGATCGCGTGTTGGTCTATCGCTTCGAGCCTAACTGGAGCGGAACCGTCGTCGCCGAATCGGTGCTTTCCGGTTTGCCCAAGGCATTGGGAGCAAATATTATCGACCCGTGCTTCAAAGATCGTCACGTCGAGCAGTATCGTAACGGTCGGGTTCGGGCGACTGATAATATCTACACCGCTAATCTCTCGGACTGCCATATCGAATTATTGGGGCGCTTTGGGGTTAGGGCGAACTTGGTGGCTCCCATCCTGCAAGGAAAGGAGCTAATCGGTTTGCTAATCGCCCATCAGTGTTTCGCGCCTCGAACTTGGAAGCGATCGGAAATTCAATTATTTACTAAACTAGCAACTCAAGTGGGATTTGCCCTCGACCAGGCGGCTGTTCTAGAAGAGATCGAACAAGCTCGTCAGGAGTTGGAGGGAGCGCTCCGACCTCGCGATCGCGCCATCGCCGCCGCTAGTTTTGGGCTTTGCATTGCCGATGCGACTCAACCGGACTACCCGATCGTCTATTGCAATCCCGCCTTTGAAAAAATGACGGGCTATTCTCACTCAGAAGCGATCGGGCGCAACTACCGATTTTTGCAGGGTGCCGATACAGAACCCGATGCTGTCGCGCAAATTCGCCGAGCACTGCACGAGCAGCGCGAATGTCATGTGGTTTTGAAGAATTATCGCAAAGATGGTTCTCCCTTTTGGAACGAGCTGACGATTTCTCCAGTGCAAAACGAGCAGGGAGAAGTCACTCATTTTATCGGCTTGCAAACCGATATCACCAGTCGGCGGCAGATTGCTTCGCAGGTACGAGCCGCCGCTCAAGCCGTAACGCAAACCACCCAAGACAACGAAACTACCATCAACACCCTCTCCTTAGAAGCAGCGCTTCAGGTAGAGAAGATAGCAGAGGCTTTCAATGCGATTCAGGCGATGGCGAGTTCTGTTCGAGAAGTTGCCTTCAAGGCGCGTCAAGCTAAACGGAAAATGGAAGATGCCGATCGCGCCGTTAGGGCTGAGGATGAGGCAATGCGACAGACTGAAGTTGGCATGACGGGAATCCGAGAAACGTTGTTGAAGATGGTTAGGAAGACCGAGTATCTGGACGAAGTGTCGCGCAAGATTACCCAAACGATGCTGTCCCTCAACGATTTTGTCTCTCAAATCAATGTCTTGGCAATGAACGTAGCAGTAGAAGTCGGACGCGCGGGAGACGATCGAGAAAGCCAAGAGCTGATGGCGGTAGCAGAAGCCGTGCGTTCCCTCACCGAACAGTCAGCAACGGCAACTTCAGAAATCGAAGACCTAATGACAGAAATTAAAACTGCTATTAACGAAATCTTTGCGGTTATGAAGCAAGAAGCCAAGCAATTGAACGACGAAACCAAATGGGTAGCCCAATCCCGACAGAAACTCACTCAACTGGTAGCAATAAACGCCCAGACGAGCGGTTTAGTGGAAGAGATCGCGCAAGCTGCCGCCGCCCATGCCGAAAACTTCACCTCCGTCAGCCAACTCGTCAGGGAAGCGGCGACGATTGCAGATCGGACTTCCGAGCAATCGGCGACCGTCGCTAACTCCTTTGCCTATCTGTTGAAAGTCGCTCGCGAAATGGGAACAACTGCCGCGCAATTGGATATCGAATAA
- a CDS encoding response regulator: protein MGMVGEESNDNASTVPKTSELNGQPKGRDVTDNLSQAAVSSRLTLTTRKQFVCMADSVILILPFENIAEIAMLQENRIRRIEKQRWLKWREKAIPLYQLSELLARAYLSTSTSPAAKRRLSSILVYGWGDRTLAVELKIERLIAKLELTIQPFETAIARPHYLYGCTISKAGKPIPVIDGAAFLNSVLDDDALATAAATPAQRTISEKTARPPTLLVVDDSITVRLALYLTLQQAGYKVLQARDGWHAIEQLQRHTNIQSIVCDLEMPNMSGFEFLMYCRQSSDLAKIPVVILSIRNDEQHQKRAASLGAKAYLLKKPDLEKELLATLQALAMANPSES from the coding sequence ATGGGAATGGTTGGGGAAGAAAGCAACGACAACGCATCGACTGTGCCTAAAACTTCAGAACTCAACGGTCAGCCGAAGGGTAGAGATGTTACAGATAATCTTTCTCAGGCTGCTGTGTCGAGTCGGCTTACGCTGACGACGAGAAAGCAATTTGTTTGTATGGCAGATTCGGTTATCTTGATCCTGCCCTTTGAAAATATTGCCGAGATCGCCATGCTGCAAGAAAATCGGATCCGCCGGATTGAAAAACAGCGCTGGTTAAAATGGCGAGAGAAGGCGATTCCCCTCTATCAACTCTCCGAACTGCTGGCTCGTGCTTATTTGTCTACCAGCACAAGTCCTGCCGCTAAGCGCCGACTTTCTTCAATCCTGGTATACGGTTGGGGCGATCGCACCCTGGCTGTGGAGTTGAAAATCGAACGGTTAATTGCAAAGCTAGAATTGACTATTCAGCCCTTTGAAACTGCGATCGCGCGTCCTCACTATCTTTATGGCTGCACGATCTCGAAAGCCGGCAAACCAATTCCCGTCATCGATGGCGCGGCTTTTCTCAATTCGGTTTTGGATGATGACGCTTTGGCCACGGCGGCTGCAACGCCTGCTCAAAGGACGATCTCCGAGAAAACGGCTCGCCCTCCTACCCTATTAGTCGTTGACGATTCCATAACGGTGAGGCTGGCGTTATATCTGACCCTCCAACAAGCCGGATACAAAGTTTTACAAGCTAGAGACGGCTGGCACGCGATCGAGCAATTGCAGCGACATACGAACATTCAATCGATCGTTTGCGATCTAGAAATGCCAAATATGAGCGGCTTTGAGTTTCTCATGTACTGTCGTCAATCGTCCGATTTGGCAAAAATTCCGGTGGTTATCCTCTCAATCCGCAACGACGAACAACATCAGAAAAGGGCTGCGTCCTTGGGGGCTAAAGCTTACTTGCTCAAAAAGCCCGATCTAGAAAAAGAACTTTTAGCGACTCTGCAAGCACTTGCAATGGCAAATCCAAGCGAAAGCTGA
- a CDS encoding NAD(P)H-quinone oxidoreductase subunit 4: MANFPWLTTIILFPIVAALFIPLFPDEGDKPEQEKTAKTVRWYALSVGLIDFALIVYAFYTGYDLSVPGLQLVESYAWVPQIDLKWSLGADGLSMPLILLTGFVTTLAIMAAWPVTFKPKLFYFLMLAMYGGQIAVFAVQDMLLFFLVWELELVPVYLILAIWGGKRRQYAATKFILYTAGGSLFILVAGLTMAFYGNPVTLDMSAIAAKDFPLNLQLLLYGGLLIAYGVKLPIFPLHTWLPDAHGEATAPAHMLLAGILLKMGGYALLRMNAGMLPDAHAIFAPVLVILGVVNIIYAALTSFAQRNLKRKIAYSSISHMGFVLIGIASFTEIGVSGAMLQMISHGLIGASLFFMVGCTYDRTHTLMLDEMGGVGQKMKKVFAMWTTCSLASLALPGMSGFVAELMVFIGFATSDAYNPVFRTIIVLLMAVGVILTPIYLLSMLREMLYGPENKELVSHQALIDAEPREVFIIACLMVPVIGIGLYPKIVTQIYDSTTNQLTALMRQSVPSLVQQTAVNPNSSFGLKSPEIPIQR, from the coding sequence ATTGCCAATTTTCCCTGGTTAACAACCATTATTTTGTTTCCAATTGTCGCCGCCTTGTTCATCCCCTTGTTTCCCGATGAGGGAGACAAGCCAGAACAGGAAAAGACTGCTAAAACAGTTCGGTGGTATGCCCTGAGTGTGGGGCTAATTGACTTTGCCCTGATTGTCTATGCCTTCTATACGGGCTACGATCTCAGCGTTCCCGGACTGCAATTAGTTGAGAGTTATGCTTGGGTTCCCCAAATCGATTTGAAATGGTCGTTAGGGGCAGATGGTTTGTCCATGCCTCTAATCCTGCTGACTGGCTTTGTCACGACGCTGGCAATCATGGCAGCTTGGCCGGTTACCTTTAAGCCAAAGCTATTTTATTTCCTGATGCTGGCGATGTATGGGGGACAAATTGCCGTCTTTGCCGTTCAGGATATGTTGCTCTTTTTCCTAGTTTGGGAATTGGAGTTAGTCCCGGTTTACCTAATTCTGGCAATTTGGGGCGGAAAGCGCCGTCAGTATGCGGCAACCAAGTTTATTCTTTACACAGCAGGCGGTTCGCTCTTTATTTTAGTGGCGGGATTGACGATGGCATTTTATGGCAATCCTGTCACCCTTGACATGAGCGCGATCGCAGCCAAAGATTTCCCGCTCAATCTACAATTATTGCTCTATGGTGGCTTATTAATCGCCTACGGAGTCAAACTTCCCATCTTTCCCCTCCATACTTGGCTGCCAGATGCCCACGGAGAAGCCACGGCACCCGCTCACATGTTACTGGCAGGAATTCTCCTGAAAATGGGCGGATACGCGCTACTGCGGATGAATGCGGGAATGCTGCCCGATGCCCATGCAATTTTTGCGCCCGTCTTGGTAATTTTGGGCGTAGTCAATATCATCTATGCCGCTTTAACCTCTTTTGCTCAGCGCAACCTGAAGCGGAAAATCGCCTACTCATCGATCTCCCATATGGGATTTGTCTTAATCGGGATCGCTTCCTTTACCGAGATCGGGGTTAGCGGTGCCATGCTGCAAATGATCTCCCACGGATTGATCGGAGCGAGTTTATTCTTCATGGTCGGCTGTACCTACGATCGCACCCATACCTTAATGCTGGACGAAATGGGAGGCGTAGGGCAAAAGATGAAGAAGGTTTTCGCCATGTGGACGACTTGTTCTCTGGCATCGCTCGCTTTACCAGGAATGAGCGGTTTTGTGGCGGAATTGATGGTATTTATTGGTTTTGCAACCAGTGATGCTTATAATCCCGTTTTTAGGACGATTATCGTTTTATTAATGGCAGTTGGAGTGATTTTGACACCAATTTACCTGCTCTCAATGCTGCGGGAAATGCTCTATGGACCAGAAAATAAGGAACTCGTCTCGCATCAAGCCCTCATCGATGCCGAACCTCGCGAGGTGTTTATCATCGCTTGTCTGATGGTGCCAGTCATCGGCATCGGTCTCTATCCAAAGATCGTCACTCAGATCTACGATTCGACGACCAACCAATTGACCGCTTTAATGAGACAGTCAGTTCCATCGCTGGTACAACAAACTGCTGTCAATCCTAATAGTTCGTTCGGGTTGAAATCTCCTGAAATTCCGATTCAGCGTTGA
- a CDS encoding GDSL-type esterase/lipase family protein — protein sequence MLPKNKTLLWISIGLNILFIALDITFTIRRGGISYLVRKLPFLETPSQKNSNRAKEHPRQNTYRSTYYQMRHSIFKILPDSEGEILLLGDSLTDQGEWQELFKNVNIKNRGINGETTDGIIERINEILETKPQKIFLMIGVNDFWNESKTIPMVVNNYRIILNAIKKNTPTTQVFVQSILPVNPDRYKIKLDNKEIEAFNDRLKILAKKFSYQYVDLYSHFLDEKKQLSPRYTLDGVHLNGEGYLLWKKLIEKYIYSE from the coding sequence ATGCTACCAAAAAATAAGACTTTACTTTGGATTTCTATAGGACTAAATATTCTTTTTATTGCTTTAGACATTACTTTTACAATTAGAAGGGGTGGAATTTCTTATCTAGTAAGAAAGCTTCCATTTCTTGAAACTCCTTCTCAAAAAAATTCCAATCGAGCTAAAGAACATCCTCGTCAAAACACTTATCGTTCTACCTACTATCAAATGAGACACAGTATTTTTAAAATTCTCCCCGACAGTGAAGGCGAAATTCTTTTATTGGGAGATAGTTTAACCGACCAAGGAGAATGGCAAGAGCTTTTCAAGAATGTCAATATCAAAAATCGTGGCATTAATGGAGAAACCACAGATGGGATTATTGAGCGAATTAATGAAATATTAGAAACAAAACCTCAGAAAATATTTTTAATGATTGGAGTCAACGATTTTTGGAATGAAAGCAAAACCATTCCTATGGTAGTTAATAATTATAGAATCATTTTAAATGCTATCAAAAAGAATACGCCTACAACTCAAGTTTTCGTGCAAAGTATATTACCCGTCAATCCAGATCGGTATAAAATCAAACTGGACAATAAGGAAATTGAGGCTTTCAACGATCGCCTGAAAATATTAGCCAAGAAATTTTCCTATCAGTATGTAGATTTATATAGTCATTTCCTTGACGAAAAAAAACAATTGTCGCCTCGATATACTTTAGACGGCGTTCACTTGAATGGAGAAGGATATTTACTTTGGAAAAAACTGATTGAAAAGTATATTTATTCTGAGTAG
- a CDS encoding cytosine deaminase, whose translation MIPSSDRYWLKNAHVPVALIENSNFSAQTREGLCLVDLEIAEGKISQIIPASGNNPEVAFVDLRKGIVFPGFVDMHTHLDKGHIWERSPNLDGTFDNALATAIADSQQYWREEDVYRRMEFGIKCSYARGTTAIRTHIDSFGEQADISFGVFKSLQKEWADRVILQAVSLVSLDYYQTPEGVALADKVAEVGGILGGVAYMNPDLDSQLDAVFSLAKERGLNLDFHADENGDIDSICLQKIGAAALRNEFAGQIICGHCCSLAVQPQEVVAQTISAIKAANVGVVSLPMCNLYLQDRQALRTPFWRGVTDVHELKQQGIPVAFASDNCRDPFYGFGDHDGLEVFTQAVRIAHLDTPYGDYWCCSVTKTPADLMGLPNLGRIGIGLPADLILFKARYFSELLSRSQSDRIVLRRGKSIDTTLPDYAELDDLVFNA comes from the coding sequence ATGATTCCAAGTAGCGATCGCTATTGGCTCAAAAATGCCCACGTACCCGTTGCCTTAATTGAAAATAGCAACTTTTCCGCGCAGACGAGAGAAGGTCTGTGCTTAGTCGATCTAGAAATTGCCGAAGGGAAAATCTCACAAATTATCCCAGCTTCTGGTAACAATCCCGAAGTAGCTTTTGTAGACTTACGCAAGGGGATTGTTTTCCCTGGTTTTGTCGATATGCATACCCATCTAGATAAAGGTCATATTTGGGAACGTTCTCCCAATTTAGACGGCACCTTTGATAATGCCTTAGCGACTGCCATTGCCGATTCGCAACAATATTGGAGAGAAGAAGATGTCTATCGCCGCATGGAATTTGGGATTAAATGCAGTTATGCTCGCGGTACGACGGCAATCCGAACTCATATCGATTCTTTTGGCGAACAAGCAGATATTAGTTTTGGAGTCTTTAAAAGTTTACAAAAAGAATGGGCAGATCGGGTAATTTTACAAGCAGTTTCTCTCGTTTCTCTCGACTATTATCAAACGCCCGAAGGGGTTGCTTTAGCAGATAAAGTTGCTGAAGTTGGTGGAATTTTGGGAGGCGTTGCTTATATGAATCCCGACTTAGATAGCCAACTCGATGCTGTTTTTTCTCTTGCCAAGGAAAGAGGTTTAAATCTCGATTTTCATGCGGATGAAAATGGCGATATCGATTCAATTTGCCTGCAAAAGATAGGGGCGGCTGCTTTGCGAAATGAGTTTGCCGGACAAATTATTTGCGGTCATTGTTGTAGTTTAGCCGTTCAGCCACAAGAAGTTGTCGCTCAAACAATTTCTGCAATCAAAGCGGCAAATGTTGGCGTTGTTAGCTTACCGATGTGTAATTTATATCTTCAAGATCGCCAAGCCTTACGCACTCCTTTTTGGCGAGGCGTTACTGATGTTCATGAATTGAAACAACAGGGAATTCCGGTTGCTTTTGCTAGCGATAATTGTCGCGATCCATTCTATGGATTTGGCGACCATGATGGATTAGAAGTCTTTACTCAAGCTGTTAGAATTGCCCATCTCGATACGCCCTATGGCGATTATTGGTGTTGCAGCGTCACTAAAACGCCAGCAGATTTAATGGGACTCCCAAATTTGGGAAGAATTGGCATAGGATTGCCAGCCGATTTAATCTTATTTAAAGCCAGATATTTTAGCGAATTGTTATCGCGTTCCCAAAGCGATCGCATTGTTTTGCGTCGGGGAAAGTCAATTGATACAACTTTGCCCGACTATGCAGAATTAGACGATTTAGTTTTTAACGCCTAA
- a CDS encoding phage holin family protein gives MNLPSILIAWLVTAISLLIVSKLPIGVEIDSFGKALIAAAVFGILNAIVHPILIVLGFPFIVITLGLFLFVINAIVFGLAAALVSGFRLRYGFWSALLGAFLLGLVNSLSYQVLAIAGLGVKN, from the coding sequence ATGAATCTTCCTAGCATTCTGATTGCTTGGCTCGTTACTGCCATTAGTTTATTGATCGTTTCTAAGTTACCCATCGGAGTGGAGATCGATAGCTTTGGCAAAGCTCTTATTGCGGCTGCTGTTTTCGGGATTTTGAACGCAATCGTTCATCCCATTCTGATCGTATTGGGCTTTCCCTTTATTGTTATCACTTTGGGGCTGTTTTTATTCGTCATTAATGCGATCGTTTTCGGTTTGGCAGCAGCTCTCGTTAGCGGTTTTAGATTGCGTTATGGATTTTGGAGTGCTTTGCTGGGAGCTTTTTTACTGGGTTTGGTGAATTCTTTAAGTTATCAGGTACTCGCTATAGCAGGATTAGGCGTTAAAAACTAA
- a CDS encoding pentapeptide repeat-containing protein — MNTHELLIRYEANELDFVEISLHQASLKGANLSRINFMRADLSHADLSLADLSGACLNQANLTDADLSGANLVGANLIEVNLIGADLSGADLRGANLCGADLRCANLHNANLSGANLTDVNVNGADLSGANLSNAKLAGTDLSVADTVGAELWAIDCESEECHLTGMSPHWITWSGNRR; from the coding sequence ATGAATACTCACGAATTACTCATCCGATATGAAGCCAATGAACTAGATTTTGTTGAGATTAGCTTGCATCAAGCCAGCTTAAAAGGTGCCAATCTATCTCGGATCAATTTCATGAGAGCCGATCTTAGCCATGCCGACTTAAGTTTAGCCGATCTGAGCGGGGCTTGTTTGAATCAAGCCAACCTGACTGATGCTGACTTGAGCGGTGCTAACTTGGTTGGTGCTAACTTAATCGAGGTTAATCTCATCGGTGCAGATTTGTCTGGCGCAGATCTGAGGGGAGCAAATCTCTGTGGAGCCGATTTGCGATGTGCTAACCTGCACAACGCAAATTTAAGCGGTGCTAACTTGACGGATGTTAATGTCAATGGCGCTGATTTAAGCGGTGCTAATTTGAGCAATGCTAAACTGGCAGGAACCGATCTGAGCGTTGCCGATACCGTTGGAGCAGAGCTTTGGGCAATCGATTGCGAATCAGAAGAGTGCCATTTGACGGGGATGTCTCCTCATTGGATCACTTGGTCGGGTAACCGCCGCTAA
- a CDS encoding type II toxin-antitoxin system PemK/MazF family toxin: protein MVTISRGDVVLCDLNPVKGTEQAGIRPAVVVQIDRANAVSPHTIIAPFTSKIRHTLLPSHVFVPAGVGGLSQDSVILCEQIRVVDKSRILKVIGHLDEVYTTKLGKALSIIMGLFQGD from the coding sequence GTGGTAACTATTTCGCGGGGAGATGTAGTTTTGTGCGATCTCAACCCAGTCAAAGGTACCGAACAAGCGGGAATACGACCTGCAGTAGTCGTTCAAATCGATCGCGCCAATGCTGTTAGCCCTCACACAATTATTGCACCTTTTACCTCTAAAATTCGACATACCCTCTTGCCTTCCCACGTCTTTGTTCCTGCTGGTGTTGGAGGATTAAGCCAAGACTCGGTAATTCTGTGCGAACAAATTCGAGTTGTTGATAAATCCAGAATTCTCAAAGTTATTGGTCATCTGGATGAGGTTTATACGACAAAGTTAGGGAAAGCATTAAGTATCATCATGGGTTTATTTCAAGGTGATTAA
- a CDS encoding DUF2281 domain-containing protein, which yields MSKREETITKINQLPESLVSEVNDFIDFLLMKQNSEKWQLWMQFAESLEMAESDFSDYLSNLEDYEERLARGEIQW from the coding sequence ATGTCTAAACGCGAAGAAACGATAACCAAGATTAACCAGCTACCAGAATCTCTTGTTAGTGAGGTCAATGATTTTATAGATTTCTTACTAATGAAACAGAATAGTGAAAAATGGCAATTGTGGATGCAGTTTGCTGAGTCTCTAGAAATGGCTGAGTCAGACTTCTCTGACTACTTATCTAACTTAGAAGACTATGAAGAACGCCTAGCTCGTGGAGAGATTCAGTGGTAA